One window of Nicotiana tomentosiformis chromosome 11, ASM39032v3, whole genome shotgun sequence genomic DNA carries:
- the LOC104090270 gene encoding uncharacterized protein translates to MEIDVVEAQPITKEVLQTFDSIHVEGQSIIEINNEQALGIQVLESAPVIEEVAEKTFTQLTRRSSNSKQKESQTTILRENASLDEIKVVRSSSTIYSLKCNDDRCGWYVRAFKIKDSTLFKIVKIEKNHDCSVNTMKTDQRNATSKLISGYIIDNLRDPRFEVTLAFVMEEMQKLHGLDIGYHKAWHAIQCASALIRGTPEENYELLYSYLYMMKSKNPRTYTNIKIDDNNRFLYMFYAYGSSIAGWNHCRPVIAIDATFLKLKYRGVLIISVSKDANNQIFPLAFGIAESENNNSYKWYFSELHNEIGSRDNLIFLSDRYQSIAYSIAKNLKRRKVKSEVIKLFQSAARVYRRKEFDLYMSDIAKVDKKTFDYLMEEPPERWARSCSPRRRYDMLTTNIVESMNYVLLEARELPILRMMDSIQVKLQRWFYERRNGAEGTFYDVSCWVEEELKKKIDLASNLNVFPVDSWHSRVEEEGINLIVFTLLSRRETSRSPISARTGT, encoded by the exons ATGGAAATAGATGTGGTTGAAGCTCAACCAATAACTAAAGAGGTGCTTCAAACATTTGATTCTATTCATGTGGAAGGACAAAGCATTATAGAGATTAACAACGAACAAGCTTTGGGTATTCAAGTCTTAGAGAGTGCACCGGTAATAGAAGAAGTTGCTGAAAAAACCTTTACTCAACTAACTAGACGAAGCTCAAATTCGAAACAAAAAGAATCCCAAACTACGATATTAAGAGAAAATGCTTCGTTGGATGAAATAAAA GTTGTTAGATCAAGCTCAACAATATATTCGTTGAAATGCAATGATGATAGGTGTGGGTGGTATGTGCGTGCTTTCAAAATTAAAGATTCAACACTATTCAAGATAGTAAAGAttgagaaaaatcatgactgctcAGTTAACACTATGAAAACTGATCAAAGGAATGCAACTTCAAAGTTGATTAGTGGTTACATTATCGATAATCTTCGAGACCCAAGGTTTGAAGTTACACTAGCCTTTGTCATGGAAGAAATGCAAAAATTGCATGGACTAGACATTGGTTATCACAAGGCATGGCATGCTATTCAATGTGCTTCAGCTTTAATAAGAGGAACTCCTGAAGAGAATTATGAATTATTGTATTCATACTTGTATATGATGAAAAGTAAAAATCCAAGAACATACACTAACATAAAGATAGACGACAACAATAG GTttctttatatgttttatgcATATGGATCATCAATAGCTGGTTGGAATCATTGTAGACCAGTGATTGCTATTGATGCAACTTTTTTGAAGTTAAAATATCGTGGTGTTTTAATAATTTCAGTTTCAAAGGATGCAAATAACCAAATATTCCCACTAGCCTTTGGAATTGCAGAATCTGAAAATAACAACTCCTATAAGTGGTACTTTAGTGAGCTTCACAATGAAATTGGGAGCCgtgataatttaatttttttatcggaCAGGTATCAATCTATTGCATATAGCATTGCAAAG AACCTAAAGCGAAGGAAAGTGAAAAGTGAGGTCATAAAACTTTTCCAAAGTGCTGCAAGAGTATACAGGCGCAAAGAATTTGATCTATATATGTCAGATATAGCAAAAGTTGATAAGAAGACTTTTGATTACTTGATGGAAGAACCACCGGAAAGGTGGGCACGTTCTTGTAGTCCACGAAGAAGATATGACATGCTCACAACAAATATAGTTGAGTCAATGAATTATGTGCTATTAGAAGCAAGGGAGTTGCCTATATTAAGAATGATGGATTCCATCCAAGTGAAGCTACAACGTTGGTTTTATGAAAGAAGAAATGGAGCAGAAGGAACTTTTTATGACGTTTCGTGTTGGGTAGaagaggaattgaagaaaaagataGATTTAGCTTCTAATTTAAAT GTCTTCCCTGTTGATTCATGGCATTCTAGAGTTGAGGAAGAAGGAATTAATTTGATTGTTTTCACTCTG TTATCGAGAAGAGAAACATCAAGAAGTCCAATTTCTGCTCGGACTGGTACTTAA
- the LOC138901430 gene encoding uncharacterized protein produces the protein MDPLKYILKKPMPTGKLAKWKIFLSEFDIINVTQKAVKGQASADHLSEIPVDGEYETLKRYFPDEEVSFLGEDITEEYEGWRMFFDGEENFKGAGIKTFLVSETGQHYPVSAILRFPCTNNIAVYEACILGLKLAVDMNVQELLVIGDSDLLVQQVLREWATKNTKILPYLHCVQELIKRFTKIEFKHVPRIQSDALATLSSMIQHPNKNFIDSIPIGIDKQPVYCAHIVEEFDGNPWFHDIKNTWKRENI, from the coding sequence atggatccactaaaatacatcttaaagaaacccatgcctacgggcaAGTTAGCAAAGTGGAAGATATttctaagtgagttcgacatcatcaaTGTAACTCAAAAGGCAGTCAAGGGGCAAGCGTCAGCCGATCACTTGTCGGAAATTCCTGTAGATGGAGAATATGAAACATTGAAGAGgtattttcccgatgaggagGTGTCGTTTTTAGGTGAAGATATTACCGAAGAATACGaaggttggaggatgttcttcgatgGAGAGGAAAACTTCAAGGGAGCGGGTATCAAAACTttcttagtatcagaaaccggtcaacattacCCGGTATCCGCAATACTTAGGTTCCCGTGCACCAACAATATAGCAGTatatgaggcctgcatcttgggactcaagttggccgttgacatgaacgttcaggagttgctggtaatcggagattccGATTTATTGGTACAGCAGGTACTAAGAGAATGGGCTactaagaacaccaaaatattgccatacttgcattgtgtacaggagttgatcaagaggttcacaaagatagaattcaaacatgttccaaggattcagagTGATGCGTTagctaccttgtcttccatgatacaacatccaaacaagaatttcatcgattctatcccaataggaattgaTAAGCAGCCAGTTTATTGTGCTCATATTGTAGAAGAGTTCGACGGAAATCCTTGGTTCCACGATATCAAAAATACTTGGAAAAGGGAGAATATCTAG